In Antennarius striatus isolate MH-2024 chromosome 20, ASM4005453v1, whole genome shotgun sequence, the genomic window TAATCAGTGAGATATTCTGACTCAATTGGAATATCTCATATTACAACACCTGGACACCTGTGGTTTATAGACAGGTGCGACCTATACACTATATTGCCAAAAATATTCCCTAACTTGTCTTGATATAAGAGTAAAAGACATCCAATTTCTAATCCATAGGGTTCAATATGACATCAGTCCACCCTTTGCAGCTATAACGGCTTTAACTTGCTGTTGTTCCCACTTCCATTTTGTTATAATACAGCAAACAGTTGACTGTGGAATATTAAGTAATGAGGAAATGTCACAACTGGGTCATATTCATATACTCATTTTGTCCTATCGCTTTCATTTAGTTTTCTACATACTATATACACTGTGTAAAGAAGCAGAACCATTTATTGCCCTGTTACATAGCCATGCATCTCGGTGGCCTTTTCAACTGGCAGTTTTAGTGGCAAATCCTTAGGTCAATGGGAGTTCAGTTGTTTGGTCTTCAGCCTGCAGTCCACCTTTTGAAGTGTCATTGAGAAAGTTACTGAAACCCAGTACAGGTAGCTGTTCTTGGAGTGTGAGTGATTTTGTGAATATAGATTGTTCTGTACAATTTGTAGTAATGTGTAATGATGAAACTAAAACATGGCTCTATGGTCTGACATGTGTTCTCTTGCTCTCTTAGACTGATTAATAAGCTCCAACCTGGTTCAGTGAAGAAGATCAATGTTTCACAAGTGAACTGGCACATGGTAAGACATGTTTTGAGCTAAGCTACTCAtagctgtcaaaaaaaatttttcttaagctactcttttctttttagaCCAGTCTTATCGTTTTTGGACAGTCGACTCTCATGAACCTTTTCACTGCTTTTTACCAACCACATTCTGTTAACTTTGATTTTGTTTCCTTGTGTCCCAAAGCCTGTCCCTTTaatttgctgtgtttttgtctgcagCTGGAAAACCATGGGAATTTTATCAAAGCTCTTCTGGCCTATGGCCTCAAGTCCAATGATATTTTTGAGGCCAATGACCTGTTTGAGAATGGAAACATGACTCAGGTCCAGACTACACTGCTTGCATTGGCCAACATGGTAGGTGAACAAACATTACAGAGGGTCAATATGTGCTGAGGAAGATGCTTTTGCATTGTTAACGGAGAGCAATCAACTCACCAGCATGTCCCCTCTGTTAGGCTAAAACAAAAGGTATGGACACCAAACACGACATTGGGGTGAAATATGCAGACAAACAAGCTCGACATTTTGATGATGAGAAGATCAAAGCTGGCCAGTGTGTCATTGGACTCCAGGTAATAATATGAACTGCCCTAAACTATAACTTACTTATAGaagatcagaaataaaatgtatactAAATAGCAAAATGCCATTAATAGAATAGAGTGGTTCAGAAGACCTGATATCTTTAGactaatgatttattttcaaatttaaatatattcactGCAATGCTAAAGGTATTCATAGATTGAGAATTATTCTCAGgtaattttatgttttctgcGGTGAGGCAGTCAAAATAAGTAAAAGTCTCTACTGGAGGCCAGAGCAGGGCAAAGGTTTTGATCCTTCTAGAATGGAGCTCTTTTTCTATTGAACCAAAAATGTTTCACGAATGCTTTCATTCTATACAaactcaaaatacaaaaaaaacaacattatcattcattcattcagtcgtTTTTAATATCCGTTTCATCCGCTGTTGCGTGATGgtgaagcctatcccaggtgactGGGAGCGTGAGGCAGGAGATACTccaggtgcgacgccagtgcactgtggagccacacagagacaaacaagtACAGACTGAcatctacgggcaatttgaagcCGACCCATCTGCccaaagtgcatgtttttgtaggtgagaggaagctggagaacccacgcagacacatggagaacatgcaaagtccaCACAGACTGGGGCACAACCAAGAACCGCCTggctgtgtggcgacagtgctgcccactgcgccactgaGCCGCCCCGCAACATTATCAGTGGAGTTAATTTAATGGGACCTGAACCAACAGCCAATGaaatttttgttaaattaattGCAGTTTGATGAAGACAGAGGTTGGCAAGCCAGATATCTGCTGTAGGTCGGCCACATGTCATTTTATTGGGTAGAATCTCTTTCATTGGGTAAGGCTAGTCGTAAAGATTAAATCTGTATTATCTTtgattttttattaatttaatttttacacttgtgatccctgaagggaaattaagacagcacactctaggtttttttcaaacaaaagcatgcacacacacacacgcacacacacacacacacacacacacacacacacacacacacacacacacacacacacacacacacacacacatatatatccccacttatatatttgaataagctcacttgtctcacgctgtcaccaactccacccactaccggTCAATCAAACGCCCAACCAaccacggcgcatctgccagtaagaatcacgtgaacaatatgacGTAAGGCAtgtgctatgttaggagaagtaataactatacatggacttcccagttaacataattttagagtgtcataactgttccaacaattttcatgtttttgagcagagaaaCGAGACGGCaatgatttctgagtgaaactatctggctagcatgaacagtctgtccagctatggtttccgtttggaatgggacagtCGATGTAGTATTCAAAATGCTCCTTGGACAtttgacaaaaatggtctttaagtaactacatacagttctgttcatgtagtcagctaacagaactatcacttctctaaaatttcttttccacttgctcttttgacaggtgccttttcctttaacgttaactccattcccaatctcaccattagttagctttctttcgccagttagcatgctaacattcatctacgacTTCGCAATgtccgcccagcgcaatccatgatttgccaacacaaagtcgttgaTTTTGGACTATGTTGAGTGCGCTTGGTTTGTAATACTATGAAgcctgatattattgttttattgtggaatttccacaggttcctgctagtatatccccacctactgtatatatttgaataagctcacttgaaaacctcacggtgtcccgttttaactccatccattaCCTGTCAATCTAGCgcccagccaatcacagtgcccaaccaatcacggcacatctgtcagaaggaatcacgtgaacaatatggcgtaaggcgtcaggcagcgaggctttttgttgcggttacgcctttcgttcACATGTAATTATTATCAGCCACAGTAATATGATTCTTACCTGTAAGGAGGCAGGGTTCAGGTTCTGATGATGTAACTTGATATTCCTttaaaggaattatttttatgCTTCTGCCCCatggacagaaagacagatttAACACCTGTTAAATCTGTctttcctcttgtttttgtttttttctggtacTTTTGTTCATACTTTTAACTTGAATTATTACTTATAATTatgttttgtgtctgtgaaaCAAGATGCATGAGTTTGTTAATGATGGTAGGTACTGGTActttagagcagtggtccccaacttttttttgtgtcgtggaccggtttcatccaagacaatattttcacggaccggcctaatcgttaatgatgccaggatgGCTGTAGTGTAATAATAACTCACCGCAGTGGGTTTATGTGAAATGCAgtcatcaacagacaataaacaacctatATTGGGCTGATATATGAATGTATTTGTTGATTCTCTCTGGTCTCTTGTCCTCAGATGGGGACTAACAAGTGTGCAAGTCAGGCAGGAATGACCGCCTATGGAACCAGAAGGCATCTGTATGATCCAAAGACTCAGACTGACAAACCCCGCGACCGGAGCACCATCAGTTTACAAATGGGAACCAACAAAGGAGCCAGCCAGGTTAAAACCATAATTTAACAGCGCTCATTTaagatttttgtgtgtttaatccCATGCCAAAAACTAAATTAATCCTGAATATGCCCAACAAAAAAGATGTAGTCTGAGGACACGATTCCATGTTCTCCACACATACATGAACAGATACCACATTTTTTCCTCTGATATATGGAACTGGTGTTTTATAGATCTTTTATATCATTTAGCCTGCACTTATCAAGAAACTGCAAACCAGTACCATCATGTCTTAAAAAATAGGTTTTACCTGCTGAAAATTATTTGTGTCATCTTGATACAAAAATGTCATGTCTACATGTACTCCTTGAGATACCAACATCCAACTTACGAGCATTCGCAGATACAATCAACCGCGTGTTGTTCCCGTTTCTGCTGCAACCCCCAccgagcagcactgctgcattcATGGAACAGTCTCTCCGATGACAGCATTTtctaacactgacaataactcctcctgcctcctcctctttttatttcatttacagtatcCCTAGCAGGGAACAAAACAAGTCATGAATCATCAAATACATTAAACATGAGTCAAACAGTCAACTTCAGCATGAAGTTGTTGGAAGAGTCGTTCggagttcttttatttttacagcacttactcacatcaacagacattttaaagtgcttttacagaaactcaacagaaccctccagagcaagcataagcaacagcggcaggaaaaaactccctcattgaggaagaaactggaCAGGACCCaaactctggagggcggagccggattctggagggtggagccagACTCTTGAGGGCGGTCATCAGAATTGACCGGTTCGGTAGAAaattatgtcctgttattgttcctggcaagtcttagggaatagtactttattATCAATGAGTTTCATGAGGTATTCACCTGAAATGGTTTCTACGTCACACATGTGACTTgtcaaaattaatttgtaaatCTTCTTGCCTTCTTCATGGGGTTGGGATCATCAGTTGTGTTATGTTGGTTACACAGTTGATAGCCCTATTTGACTACAATCAGAGTCCATACCATGACAGCCAATAGCCTATGTAAAGTGAAACAGCAGcccatcattactttaagaacAGAAagtcagtcagaaaaaaaacaaaaaaactttgaatGTATCTCCAAGTGCAGTcgcaaaaaaacatcaaactctGCAAAAAATGGCTCCAAATCTGATGAGTCCAATTTTGTTCTGTGGATCCACCCACCGTGTCTTTGCGCGAAACAGAAAAGTTGAATGGATGGTCTCTACATGCCTGGTTCCCACCTTGCAGCATGGACGAGGTGGTGTGATGGCGTGGGGGTGTTTTGCTGGTGACACTGTTAGGGATTTATTCAAAACTGGAGGTACACTGAATCAgcatggctaccacagcatcCTGCAGAGACAGGCCATCCCATCGTGTTTGCATTTTGTTGGGCCcccatttatttttcagaaggACAAAGACCCCAAACATACCCCCGGGATGTGTAAGGCTATTTGACCAAGCAGGAGAGAATGGAGTGCTTCATTAGATGACCTGGTCTCCAGGCTCATCTGACCTAAACCCACATATGATGGTTTGGGATGAGATGCAGTGAGGTATCTGATGCAGtgaggcagtgcatacatgttggtCGCTTTAACCTtcttcttaccattcagctgatgTAGAGATAGAAGTCGATTCCTCCATATTGAAACAATCTTTATTGCGGCTGTTATATTGAGGATCAGAAGAGGTTTGTGAGAGGAATGCCACATTGAAGATTATGCTGACATGTTCTCACGTCGATCACCTTCCCTAAAGACATGCTGTCAACTTTATGaaacaagacacacagaaatacatcaTGTACAAAAGCTGACCTGAGTAAAGCTGGTAGTGGAAATGTGACTTAAATGATGTGAAAAAGTGtgagtgttttttgttggtGATCATCTCAGTTCAGATCATAGTATTTGCTACTCTACAAGTACATCCAATTGCCAATACCATTTTATTGAAGTCATAATCGAGAtaccctagagctagactctgtCTGGGGACTGGGTCATCGAGCCTCATGTTGACGACTGCCACCCTATCCACACTCCACCCATCCCCTACAGTTTCCTCGGCGGGTGATTCCACCAGAGGTTAAGCCCACGTCATCCTTTTGGTCTGAGCCCAGCCAGATCGAAGGAGGACACACCACCTTTTTCTCGACCGGAAAACGGttgtgtgccctcttcaggtcggtggagagtcttggTGTCTTGTttacaagtgagggaaggatggaacatgagattgacagacggattgTGATGCAGTCGTGTTGgactgtcatggtgaagaaagAATGAGTTGTAAGACAAGGCTCTCGATTAaccggtcaatctacattcctactgtcatctatggtcatgagctttgggccatgaccgaaaggacaagatccagaatacaagcggctgaaatgagtttcctccgtagaatGGCTCAGCGCACCCTTGGAGGTAGGATTAGGAGCCCAGTCACCAGGGAAGAGCTCGGagcagagccgctgctcctttaCCTCACGTGAAGCCAATTGCAGTGGCTCGGGCATCTCTTCTGGATGCCTCATCCATGGTGAGATGTTCCGTCCTCTCTGGGGAGACGGAAgaatgggcatccctcctgagactgttgctccTCTGACCTGGCcccggataagtggttgaagaagGATGGATACATAGTCGTGATTTCTTCTGTCCCTGTTAGTTCGTCACATTATTGACTTTCATTGGTGCATGACATCCATCCCAAAACTGGGTTTTAGTAACTAATGATGGGTAATCCGTGAATGCTGTTTAAATGCCTGTATCTAACGACTGTATGTTGACGTTGTGTTAATGTTCTGCTGTGCTTTGTGCAGGCTGGTATGTCAGCCCCAGGAACCAGAAGAGACATTTTTGACCAGAAGTTGGTACAGCAGCCATTGGACAACTCTGTCATCTCCCTCCAGATGGGCACTAATAAAGTTGCATCTCAGAGAGGTATGAGTGTGTACGGTTTGGGTCGGCAGGTTTATGACCCCAAGTACTGTGCCCCCCCGACAGAGCCAATCATCCATACCAATGGAAGTCAGGGCACCGGCACCAATGTCTCAGAGATCAGCGACAGTGACTATCAGGCCGAGTTCCAGGAAAACGAGTACCATGGAAGTTACCACGATTACAGCTCCCACTACGACGACCAGGGTGTTGACTATTAGGAACAAAGCATTGTTGTATACATCTGTTGCTTCCCTCATTAGTGTTGTTGCTCTCAATGTGTTACCTTTAGTCTTCATCTAGTTTATGTTCTGAGAGGGGATAGTAGAATAATGAGGTGCAGTGAGAATTTTTTTACATGAATGAGAGCAttcatttgaattaaatttaacaaaGGTCTTAATACTTTGTAGATCAGGATAGAGTGAAGCTGCTACATTCAGTTGCTTGTCTTGTGGAATAAAACGGTGCTAATGATCTATGAAAAAGGAGTTCTCATACATTAATCCCCAGGATGTGTTTCTGGCATTTCATTTCTCCATTTAAGCAGAGTATACTGTATTTTGCCCTTGTGACAATGATGAAGCGCATGTCAAGAGGACCAAAACCAGGCTTCCTCCTTCCTTATTTTTgcaaattgtatttattgtaacaAATAAGAAGCCCAGTTATATGGCTGGTGAGGAAAATGTCCTAATAAAGCACacaatgtgaatgtttttgaagCCCTCTTGCAAACTATTCTAACAAATACTGGTACATCACATCAGGTCAACATGGAAATGTAAACAAGTCATTCTGTTTTCAACttattgaaaattaatttcacaTGTGATTGGCTTTATTCACATCAATCAAAATGTTAATGTGTACGTAAATATTACCACATGTGAGTTATACATGTATACATTTAaattgaatatactgtataaatgttaCAGGTTTTTTCACAAGGGAAAACATACCTTCATGATTAACTCTTAGGACGTGATTTCATATGTAAGTCAAATTGATGATACTGTATGTGAACCTTAAAATTAGCATGGCAT contains:
- the cnn3a gene encoding calponin-3a, with translation MSQFNKGPSYGLTAEVRSKIAQKYDPQKEEELRSWVEEVTGRCVGENFQKGLKDGVILCELINKLQPGSVKKINVSQVNWHMLENHGNFIKALLAYGLKSNDIFEANDLFENGNMTQVQTTLLALANMAKTKGMDTKHDIGVKYADKQARHFDDEKIKAGQCVIGLQMGTNKCASQAGMTAYGTRRHLYDPKTQTDKPRDRSTISLQMGTNKGASQAGMSAPGTRRDIFDQKLVQQPLDNSVISLQMGTNKVASQRGMSVYGLGRQVYDPKYCAPPTEPIIHTNGSQGTGTNVSEISDSDYQAEFQENEYHGSYHDYSSHYDDQGVDY